One Candidatus Marinarcus aquaticus genomic window carries:
- the miaB gene encoding tRNA (N6-isopentenyl adenosine(37)-C2)-methylthiotransferase MiaB: MQNKEESKKLFIQTLGCQMNDTDSAHIAAELNKHKNYTPTHNIEEADLIIINTCSVREKPVQKLFSEIGQFNTKKKEGAKIGVCGCTASHLGEDIIKRAPYVDFVVGARNISKIKDVVDTKGAVEIAIDNDDSTYEFARAETSMYKTSVNISIGCDKECTYCIVPATRGDEISIPPEMIVEQIKKDVANGAVEVMLLGQNVNSYGRRFSDKREKTTFTKLLQEVSKIDGLERIRFTSPHPLHMDDEFIEEFAQNPKISKCIHMPLQSGSTNILKAMKRGYTKEWFLNRAKKIRELVPNVRITTDIIVAFPGETQEDFEDTIDVIEQVKFDQIFNFKYSPRPNTAALALEEQTVPDEIGSKRLIEVIELHKKHQSELMQVNVGKTMTVLFENLKPNGEISGFTDNYCQVFVKGSDELLGQFVDVKITEATRTALKGEIVK, from the coding sequence ATGCAAAATAAAGAAGAATCAAAAAAACTATTTATTCAAACGTTGGGGTGTCAAATGAACGACACCGACTCTGCTCATATTGCTGCTGAGTTAAACAAACATAAAAACTACACTCCAACACACAATATTGAAGAGGCTGACCTTATTATTATCAATACCTGTTCGGTTCGAGAAAAACCTGTACAGAAACTATTCTCAGAGATTGGTCAGTTTAACACTAAGAAAAAAGAGGGTGCTAAGATTGGGGTTTGCGGATGTACGGCAAGCCACTTGGGCGAAGATATTATTAAAAGAGCACCTTATGTTGATTTTGTCGTAGGGGCTCGAAATATTTCTAAAATAAAAGATGTGGTTGATACCAAAGGTGCTGTAGAGATCGCTATTGATAATGATGACAGTACGTATGAGTTTGCACGTGCAGAAACATCGATGTATAAAACTTCGGTTAATATTTCGATTGGATGCGATAAAGAGTGTACATACTGTATTGTTCCTGCAACACGAGGGGATGAAATCTCTATTCCACCTGAAATGATTGTGGAACAAATCAAAAAAGATGTCGCTAATGGGGCCGTTGAAGTGATGCTTTTAGGACAAAATGTCAATTCATATGGACGTCGGTTCAGTGATAAACGTGAGAAAACAACGTTTACAAAACTGCTTCAAGAGGTCTCAAAAATTGATGGCTTAGAGCGTATTCGATTTACCTCTCCTCACCCATTGCACATGGATGATGAGTTCATTGAAGAGTTTGCACAAAATCCCAAAATCTCAAAATGCATTCACATGCCACTTCAAAGTGGATCAACCAATATCTTAAAAGCGATGAAACGAGGATACACCAAAGAGTGGTTTTTAAATCGTGCAAAAAAAATCAGAGAATTGGTTCCAAATGTGCGAATTACCACGGATATCATTGTGGCATTCCCGGGTGAAACGCAAGAGGATTTTGAAGACACCATTGATGTGATTGAGCAAGTGAAGTTCGACCAAATTTTCAATTTCAAATACTCTCCACGACCAAACACGGCTGCACTTGCATTAGAAGAACAAACTGTACCCGATGAAATTGGAAGTAAACGACTTATTGAAGTGATTGAACTGCATAAAAAGCATCAAAGTGAATTGATGCAAGTCAATGTAGGAAAAACCATGACCGTGCTGTTTGAAAACCTTAAACCCAATGGAGAGATTTCAGGCTTTACAGATAACTACTGTCAGGTTTTTGTCAAAGGAAGTGATGAATTGTTGGGGCAGTTTGTGGATGTTAAAATCACAGAAGCAACAAGAACGGCGTTAAAAGGTGAAATTGTAAAGTAA
- a CDS encoding lysophospholipid acyltransferase family protein — protein sequence MKEFLRKTVIPYLLQLFVRFIYLTNKKRYFYAKVDEKRPLIIAMWHGDLLMQPLNYRHFRKNGKVKVIVSEHRDGELIKKIVQYLGVGGIDGSSSKGGLKALMNAIKEIKQGNDVAITPDGPRGPRFSVANGIVAIAQKTDCQIVALNAQPSKYWQFKSWDKFVVPKPFGRIDFYVGEPFSITGLEMDDAKALIREKLHQNNVMK from the coding sequence ATGAAAGAGTTCTTAAGAAAAACCGTCATACCTTACTTACTGCAACTCTTTGTTCGATTCATCTATTTAACAAACAAAAAACGCTACTTCTATGCCAAGGTAGATGAGAAGAGACCATTGATTATTGCAATGTGGCATGGGGATCTATTGATGCAACCATTGAACTACCGACACTTTAGAAAAAATGGAAAAGTGAAGGTGATTGTCAGTGAGCATCGTGATGGCGAATTAATTAAAAAAATTGTACAATACCTAGGCGTTGGAGGGATTGATGGTTCCAGTTCAAAAGGGGGATTAAAAGCCTTAATGAATGCCATCAAAGAGATAAAGCAAGGTAATGACGTGGCCATCACACCCGATGGTCCAAGAGGACCACGATTCAGTGTGGCCAATGGAATCGTTGCCATAGCACAAAAAACCGATTGCCAAATTGTTGCACTCAATGCACAACCCAGTAAATATTGGCAGTTTAAATCATGGGATAAATTTGTAGTGCCTAAACCATTTGGACGTATTGATTTTTATGTGGGAGAACCATTTAGTATCACGGGGTTAGAGATGGATGACGCAAAGGCACTCATACGAGAGAAACTGCATCAAAATAATGTAATGAAATAA
- the mqnE gene encoding aminofutalosine synthase MqnE, with product MTLEEKIFNQERLTFEEAVALYDLDLFTLGKVANKIRREKFANKSYFNINRHINPTNICKDVCQFCAYSSSRKNPNPYTMSHEEIMADVAKAVEKDIKEVHIVSAHNPDTGLEWYMDIFKKIKDTYPQLHVKALTAAEIHFLSQEYNLTYEEIIAKMLESGVDSMPGGGAEIFDEKVRKKICGGKVTSQQWLDIHQLWHQQGKQSNATMLFGHVETREHRIDHMLRLRDLQDKTGGFNAFIPLVYQKENNYLKVKEFPTGQEILKTFAIARILLNNIPHIKAYWVTSTMKLALLAQEFGADDLDGTIQKESIQSAAGAASANGMPLQTFIDVIKNSGFVPVERDSVYNEIKVW from the coding sequence ATGACACTAGAAGAAAAAATTTTTAACCAAGAGCGTCTGACATTTGAAGAAGCCGTCGCACTTTATGATTTAGACCTCTTTACTTTAGGCAAAGTCGCCAATAAAATACGACGAGAAAAGTTTGCTAATAAAAGCTACTTTAATATCAATCGGCACATCAATCCAACCAACATCTGTAAAGACGTGTGCCAATTTTGTGCTTACAGTTCAAGTAGAAAAAATCCCAACCCTTATACCATGTCTCATGAAGAGATTATGGCAGATGTGGCAAAAGCCGTTGAAAAAGATATTAAAGAGGTACATATCGTATCTGCGCATAATCCTGATACAGGTTTAGAGTGGTACATGGATATCTTTAAAAAAATCAAAGACACCTACCCTCAACTGCATGTCAAAGCACTCACTGCAGCTGAAATTCACTTTTTAAGCCAAGAGTATAACCTTACATATGAAGAGATCATTGCAAAAATGCTTGAAAGTGGTGTGGATTCTATGCCAGGTGGGGGTGCAGAAATCTTTGATGAAAAGGTACGTAAGAAAATCTGTGGAGGAAAAGTGACGTCTCAACAGTGGTTGGATATTCACCAACTCTGGCACCAACAAGGCAAACAAAGTAATGCTACGATGCTCTTTGGACACGTAGAGACAAGAGAACATAGAATTGATCATATGTTGCGACTGCGTGATTTACAAGACAAAACGGGTGGCTTTAACGCCTTTATTCCTCTTGTTTATCAAAAAGAGAATAACTATTTAAAAGTCAAAGAGTTTCCAACAGGACAAGAGATTTTAAAAACCTTTGCCATTGCAAGAATTTTACTCAACAATATTCCACATATCAAAGCCTATTGGGTGACTTCTACCATGAAACTGGCTCTTCTAGCGCAAGAGTTTGGTGCTGATGATTTAGATGGAACCATTCAAAAAGAGTCCATTCAAAGTGCAGCAGGAGCAGCAAGTGCCAATGGTATGCCACTGCAAACATTTATAGATGTGATTAAAAATTCTGGATTTGTTCCAGTGGAGAGAGACTCCGTATATAACGAAATAAAAGTGTGGTAA
- a CDS encoding carbonic anhydrase, whose protein sequence is MTRIQHLIKGNEKFRSLYFPYFEKDLKKSVKIGQKPEVLFIGCSDSRVTPDLMLDTKPGDMFILRNVGNFIPPFKADNDFHGSAAGIEYAVSVLKVRDIIVCGHSHCGACKSLYEEIPNEPSMIHIKKWLELGQKAKEFTLKNIKDPNDMEELYRQTERNSILYQVENLFSYPAVKQRIESGDLRIHGWYYSIETGTLEYYDREEKIYKPLKEIK, encoded by the coding sequence ATGACAAGAATTCAACACTTAATCAAAGGAAATGAAAAATTCAGAAGTCTCTATTTCCCCTATTTTGAAAAAGATTTAAAAAAATCGGTTAAAATAGGACAAAAACCTGAAGTGCTGTTTATTGGATGCTCTGACAGTCGAGTAACGCCTGATTTGATGCTTGATACCAAACCAGGGGACATGTTCATTTTACGAAACGTGGGCAATTTTATCCCTCCATTTAAAGCCGATAATGACTTCCACGGTAGTGCAGCAGGGATTGAATATGCGGTTTCTGTCTTAAAAGTAAGAGACATCATTGTATGTGGCCACTCACATTGTGGAGCATGTAAAAGTCTGTATGAAGAGATTCCTAATGAACCTTCCATGATTCATATTAAAAAGTGGCTTGAGTTGGGACAAAAAGCCAAAGAGTTTACGCTTAAAAACATCAAAGACCCTAATGACATGGAAGAGCTTTATCGTCAAACAGAGCGTAACTCGATTTTGTACCAAGTTGAAAATCTTTTTTCATATCCTGCTGTTAAGCAAAGAATTGAATCAGGAGATTTACGAATCCATGGTTGGTACTACTCGATTGAAACAGGTACCTTAGAATATTATGACAGAGAAGAAAAAATCTATAAACCACTGAAAGAGATAAAATGA
- a CDS encoding aminotransferase class I/II-fold pyridoxal phosphate-dependent enzyme, translated as MYDKELTAIKKSNRYRQRQIHDPSLVDLASNDYLGLAQNRVLFMSAYERVLNHHYQGPKASTLVNGYTSIHQEFEQALYQANGFEDGVIVGSGFLANVSMIEALVRKKDILFIDEEYHASGMLATRLLKKEQVIVFNHNDASDLQDKISQLSSNYDRLIIAIEGVYSMHGDVAPKAIFNIADEHNALLLVDEAHSSGVIGEHLLGIFDYYNITPQANHVKMGTLGKAYGSYGAYILASHTVIDFLINRAKAIIYTTAPSLFDTAMGLESLHYILHNQKELKKRIAAHLHIIQQELGIRSESLIIPIVINDNQKVLSIQTRLKEHGFLVGAIRQPTVKEAIIRLIAKIDIPCDDLKKVCQLLKEFL; from the coding sequence TTGTACGATAAAGAGTTAACTGCCATTAAAAAATCTAATCGCTATCGACAACGCCAGATTCACGACCCCTCTTTAGTTGATTTGGCCTCAAATGACTACTTGGGATTGGCTCAAAATCGTGTTCTTTTCATGAGTGCGTATGAACGTGTTTTAAATCACCACTACCAAGGCCCCAAAGCATCGACTTTAGTCAATGGATACACTTCCATTCATCAAGAGTTTGAACAAGCCCTTTACCAAGCCAATGGTTTTGAAGATGGGGTGATTGTCGGAAGTGGTTTTTTGGCCAATGTTTCTATGATTGAAGCGTTGGTGCGAAAAAAAGATATTCTTTTCATTGATGAAGAGTATCATGCCAGTGGTATGTTAGCGACCCGACTTTTAAAAAAAGAACAAGTGATTGTATTTAATCACAATGATGCCTCAGACTTACAAGATAAAATTTCACAACTCTCATCCAACTATGACCGACTGATTATTGCCATTGAAGGGGTTTACTCCATGCATGGTGATGTCGCACCCAAAGCTATTTTTAATATTGCAGATGAACACAACGCGCTTCTTTTAGTGGATGAAGCGCACAGTTCAGGAGTCATTGGAGAGCATCTTTTAGGCATCTTTGATTATTATAACATCACACCCCAAGCCAACCATGTAAAAATGGGAACACTGGGAAAAGCGTATGGAAGTTACGGCGCTTATATCTTGGCTTCACACACGGTGATTGATTTTTTAATCAATCGTGCCAAAGCCATCATCTATACCACGGCACCCTCTTTATTTGACACAGCCATGGGGTTAGAGTCACTGCACTATATTTTACACAATCAAAAAGAGTTAAAAAAGCGCATTGCTGCTCATCTTCATATTATTCAACAAGAGTTGGGAATCAGATCTGAAAGCTTGATTATTCCCATTGTAATTAATGATAACCAAAAAGTTTTAAGCATACAAACACGTTTAAAAGAGCACGGATTTTTAGTGGGGGCTATAAGACAACCTACAGTTAAAGAGGCTATAATAAGACTCATAGCTAAAATAGATATTCCGTGTGATGATTTAAAAAAAGTATGTCAACTGCTCAAGGAGTTCTTATGA